Proteins from one Ahaetulla prasina isolate Xishuangbanna chromosome 2, ASM2864084v1, whole genome shotgun sequence genomic window:
- the LOC131191569 gene encoding cytochrome P450 1A1-like isoform X1 — protein MIPLAAALLFLSLFGTNDETGHDRKTLRGCVRAQRSFLKMSFAIEENSFSGIMIALCTVVSLFIYIRMLTKNKQPSPPGPWSLPILGNLLQLGDHPYVFFDQMRKKYGDVFQIQLGRVPVVVVNGLDVARHVLLRDGESFAGRPDMHTFSFLANGESLSFSVKFGESWKLQKKVAAKALRSLAKSEAKSSTCSCLLEEHVCAEASELVKTFLELSKKGSFDPVAVTTCTVANVVCALCFGKRYSHSDEEFLSVIQMSHDLIKASGVFNPADFIPCLRYLPLPAAMVARAFYGKFNNFVAQHVEDHYATYDKNVLRDITDALINVSNERKADEKIVTLSNEKIIITVNDIFGAGFGTLSSCLQWIFLYLINNPEIQMKIQEEIDGKIGVKPPKFEDRKDLHYTEAFINEVFRHSSFIPFTIPHCTTKDTVLNGYYIPQNTCIFINMYQVNHDENLWIDPDVFKPQRFLIENGELNKNLVEKVLIFGMGLRKCLGEEVARNEIFVILTTILQQLRLEKLPEEQLDITPVYGLSMTPKPYRMCVSQRV, from the exons ATCCTTTCTGAAAATGAGTTTTGCAATTGAGGAAAATTCCTTTTCAGGGATTATGATTGCTTTATGTACTGTGGTGTCACTATTCATTTATATACGGATGTTAACAAAGAACAAACAACCATCCCCACCAGGACCTTGGTCACTTCCTATTTTGGGGAATCTTCTCCAGCTTGGAGATCATCCTTACGTTTTTTTCGATCAGATGAGGAAGAAATATGGAGATGTGTTTCAGATACAGCTTGGAAGGGTTCCTGTTGTGGTTGTTAATGGCCTGGATGTTGCCAGACATGTCCTGCTGAGGGACGGAGAAAGTTTTGCAGGCCGACCTGATATgcacactttttcttttttagctaaTGGTGAGAGCTTATCATTTTCGGTGAAGTTTGGAGAGAGTTGGAAGCTGCAGAAAAAGGTTGCTGCCAAGGCATTGAGATCACTGGCCAAATCTGAAGCCAAGTCCTCCACTTGCTCTTGTCTTCTAGAAGAGCATGTTTGCGCTGAGGCATCCGAACTGGTGAAAACTTTTTTAGAACTCTCCAAGAAAGGGAGTTTTGATCCCGTTGCAGTGACAACCTGCACTGTGGCTAATGTGGTCTGTGCCCTCTGTTTTGGCAAGAGGTATAGCCACAGTGATGAAGAATTTCTGAGTGTGATCCAAATGAGTCACGATCTTATAAAAGCCTCAGGTGTCTTCAATCCTGCTGACTTTATCCCGTGCCTTCGTTATCTTCCACTTCCTGCTGCGATGGTTGCCCGCGCGTTTTATGGAAAGTTCAACAACTTTGTGGCACAACATGTGGAAGACCATTATGCCACATATGATAAG AATGTTCTCAGAGACATCACCGATGCCTTAATTAATGttagcaatgaaagaaaagcagatGAGAAAATTGTAACCTTatcaaatgaaaaaataataattactgtCAATGACATCTTTGGAGCTG GTTTCGGTACACTCTCATCATGTTTGCAATGGATTTTTCTGTACCTGATAAACAACCCAGAAATTCAGATGaaaattcaagaagaaattg atggaaagattggagTAAAGCCTCCGAAGTTTGAAGACCGAAAAGACTTGCATTATACAGAAGCTTTCATCAATGAAGTCTTCAGACACAGTTCTTTTATTCCATTCACTATACCTCATTG taCTACCAAAGACACTGTTCTCAATGGGTATTATATTCCACAAAATACCTGTATCTTCATTAATATGTATCAAGTTAATCATGATGA AAACCTGTGGATAGACCCTGACGTATTTAAACCACAGAGATTTTTGATTGAAAATGGTGAACTCAACAAGAACTTGGTTGAAAAAGTTCTGATCTTTGGAATGGGGCTCCGAAAATGTTTGGGAGAAGAAGTAGCCCGTAATGAGATCTTTGTTATCCTCACTACTATCTTACAGCAGCTGAGATTGGAGAAACTACCTGAAGAACAGCTAGATATAACACCAGTATATGGACTTTCTATGACACCTAAGCCCTATAGAATGTGTGTGTCACAGCGGGTTTGA
- the LOC131191569 gene encoding cytochrome P450 1A1-like isoform X2 has protein sequence MSFAIEENSFSGIMIALCTVVSLFIYIRMLTKNKQPSPPGPWSLPILGNLLQLGDHPYVFFDQMRKKYGDVFQIQLGRVPVVVVNGLDVARHVLLRDGESFAGRPDMHTFSFLANGESLSFSVKFGESWKLQKKVAAKALRSLAKSEAKSSTCSCLLEEHVCAEASELVKTFLELSKKGSFDPVAVTTCTVANVVCALCFGKRYSHSDEEFLSVIQMSHDLIKASGVFNPADFIPCLRYLPLPAAMVARAFYGKFNNFVAQHVEDHYATYDKNVLRDITDALINVSNERKADEKIVTLSNEKIIITVNDIFGAGFGTLSSCLQWIFLYLINNPEIQMKIQEEIDGKIGVKPPKFEDRKDLHYTEAFINEVFRHSSFIPFTIPHCTTKDTVLNGYYIPQNTCIFINMYQVNHDENLWIDPDVFKPQRFLIENGELNKNLVEKVLIFGMGLRKCLGEEVARNEIFVILTTILQQLRLEKLPEEQLDITPVYGLSMTPKPYRMCVSQRV, from the exons ATGAGTTTTGCAATTGAGGAAAATTCCTTTTCAGGGATTATGATTGCTTTATGTACTGTGGTGTCACTATTCATTTATATACGGATGTTAACAAAGAACAAACAACCATCCCCACCAGGACCTTGGTCACTTCCTATTTTGGGGAATCTTCTCCAGCTTGGAGATCATCCTTACGTTTTTTTCGATCAGATGAGGAAGAAATATGGAGATGTGTTTCAGATACAGCTTGGAAGGGTTCCTGTTGTGGTTGTTAATGGCCTGGATGTTGCCAGACATGTCCTGCTGAGGGACGGAGAAAGTTTTGCAGGCCGACCTGATATgcacactttttcttttttagctaaTGGTGAGAGCTTATCATTTTCGGTGAAGTTTGGAGAGAGTTGGAAGCTGCAGAAAAAGGTTGCTGCCAAGGCATTGAGATCACTGGCCAAATCTGAAGCCAAGTCCTCCACTTGCTCTTGTCTTCTAGAAGAGCATGTTTGCGCTGAGGCATCCGAACTGGTGAAAACTTTTTTAGAACTCTCCAAGAAAGGGAGTTTTGATCCCGTTGCAGTGACAACCTGCACTGTGGCTAATGTGGTCTGTGCCCTCTGTTTTGGCAAGAGGTATAGCCACAGTGATGAAGAATTTCTGAGTGTGATCCAAATGAGTCACGATCTTATAAAAGCCTCAGGTGTCTTCAATCCTGCTGACTTTATCCCGTGCCTTCGTTATCTTCCACTTCCTGCTGCGATGGTTGCCCGCGCGTTTTATGGAAAGTTCAACAACTTTGTGGCACAACATGTGGAAGACCATTATGCCACATATGATAAG AATGTTCTCAGAGACATCACCGATGCCTTAATTAATGttagcaatgaaagaaaagcagatGAGAAAATTGTAACCTTatcaaatgaaaaaataataattactgtCAATGACATCTTTGGAGCTG GTTTCGGTACACTCTCATCATGTTTGCAATGGATTTTTCTGTACCTGATAAACAACCCAGAAATTCAGATGaaaattcaagaagaaattg atggaaagattggagTAAAGCCTCCGAAGTTTGAAGACCGAAAAGACTTGCATTATACAGAAGCTTTCATCAATGAAGTCTTCAGACACAGTTCTTTTATTCCATTCACTATACCTCATTG taCTACCAAAGACACTGTTCTCAATGGGTATTATATTCCACAAAATACCTGTATCTTCATTAATATGTATCAAGTTAATCATGATGA AAACCTGTGGATAGACCCTGACGTATTTAAACCACAGAGATTTTTGATTGAAAATGGTGAACTCAACAAGAACTTGGTTGAAAAAGTTCTGATCTTTGGAATGGGGCTCCGAAAATGTTTGGGAGAAGAAGTAGCCCGTAATGAGATCTTTGTTATCCTCACTACTATCTTACAGCAGCTGAGATTGGAGAAACTACCTGAAGAACAGCTAGATATAACACCAGTATATGGACTTTCTATGACACCTAAGCCCTATAGAATGTGTGTGTCACAGCGGGTTTGA